GCGTTGCGCCTGAGGCTCTCCAGCCGCAGCGCGATGGCCTGTTCGAGTTCGCTCAAGCGCTGCTGCAGCGCTTGGCGTTCCAGCGGGTCCGCGCAGGCCTGCAGGCCTGCCGCCAGCGCGGCGCGCTCGCGCATGCGCTCGACCTCGGGCGGCACGAAGCCGGCGTTCTTGAGGATCTTGAAGGGCATGCGCAGGCCATCCGGTGTGGCCAGATAGCCGGCGTCCTCGTCCAGCGGCTTGCCAAAATGCTCCGCCTGGCGCAGTTCGCCGGATTTGCGCGCCTGTTCCAGGTGCCGGGCAATCTCGTCGTCTTGCATGGGCCGATTCTGCCTTGGCCCGACGCCGGCAGGGGCCGTCCAGGCCTGCCAGAATGCCGTCCATGCAAGATCCGAATATCAGTATCCGTCCCGAAGGTTTTCAACGCGTCAGCGCGGCGCTGCGTGATCGCCAGCATGGCCATGCACCGCTGTGGCTGGAGGTGGCGGCCCGCACCTCGCAGGAGGCCGCCGACGCGCTGGGCGTGAGCCTGGGCCAGATTGCCAAGAGCGTGGTGTTCCGCCGCAAGGTCGACGAGCAGGCGGTGCTGGTGATCGCCTCGGGTGACAGGCGCGTGGACGAGAAAAAGCTCAAGGAGCTGACCGGCCCGCTGGGCCGCGCCGATGCCGACTACGTGAAGGCGCGCACCGGTTTCTCGATCGGCGGCGTCTCGCCGCTGGGCTTTGCGCCGACGGGCGATGCCGCGCCGCCGCTGCTGTTCATCGACCGCGAGCTGTTCCGCTTCGAGCTGATCTGGGCCGCCGCCGGTCATCCCAATGGCGTGTTCCGCATGCGCCCGGACGAGCTGGTGCAGCTCACCGGCGCGCCGGTCATCGATGTGGTGCAGGCATGAGCGATACCCCCGCACGCGTCGCCTCGCCCTGCACCAATGTCTGCCGCATGCACGAGGCGAGCGGCTTTTGCGAGGGCTGCGCGCGCACCATCGCCGAGATCGCCGCCTGGTCGCGCGCCGACGACGCCAGCCGCCTGGCCATCCTCGCCGCGCTGCCGCCGCGCCGCGCGCTGCTGGTGGAGCAGGGCATCTACACCGCCGCCGAACCCAGCATCTGAGCAGCCTATGAAGCACATCCGTTTCTATTTCGACCCGATCTCGCCCTATGCGGCGCTGGCCTTCGAGCGCCTGCCCGAGGCGCTGGCGGGCCAGAGCTACAGCGTCGATTACGTGCCAATCCTGTTCGCCGCGCTGCTCAAGGCCGGCGGCCAGAAGGGGCCGGCGGAGATCCCGGCCAAGCGCGCCTGGACCTATCGCCAGATCGCCTGGCACGCGCACCAGCTGCAGATTCCGATGCAGCTGCCGACCCCGCATCCCTTCAATCCGCTGGCCCTGCTGCGCCTGGCCTGGGCCAGCGCCGAGCCGGGCCGCACGCCGAGCCGGCTGGCGGTGGAGCGCATCTTCCGCCATGTCTGGCGCGGCGCCGGCGCCGACCCCAACGAGCCGCAGCGCCTGGCCGACCTGACGCAAGACCTGGCCCTGGTGCAGGACCCCGAGGGCGAGCCGGTCAAGCAGGCGCTGCGCGGCGCCACCGATGCGGCGCTGGCGGCGGGCGTGTTCGGCGTGCCCACGCTGGAGCTCGAGGGCCGGCTGTTCTGGGGGCTGGACGCGCTGCCCATGGTGGCGGCCTGCCTGCAGGGGGATGCCTGGTTCGACGGCGGCGCCTGGGAGGCGGCCGGCGCGGCGCCGCCCGGGGTGCAGCGCGGCTGAAGCGGGGCTCTCTGCAGCGCATGCCGGGCGCTGCGCAATTGGTCGCAAGGCGCGCGACGCCCCGGCGCCGAGTTCCTAGCATGGCTTCCACATCGTTCGGGAGCCATCATGTCGGCCACGCCAACACCATCGCAACAATGCCCGCCCAGCCTGGAGCTGAAGGGCCTCGGCAAGCAGTACGCCGGCGGCTTCTGGGGGCTGCGCGAATTCAGCGCCTTGCTGCAGCCGGGCATCACCGGCATCCTGGGGCCCAACGGCGCCGGCAAGTCGACGCTGCTGCGCATGCTGGCCACGCTCAGCACGCCCAGCGCCGGCGAGATCTGCTGGAAGGGCGAGCGCGTGCCCACCGGCGGCCTGCACTGGGGTCAGGTCTTGCGCGAGCGGCTGGGCTATCTGCCGCAGGACTTCGGCGTCTACCCGCAGCTCAATGCGATCGAGTTCCTTGGCTATCTGGCCGCGGCCAAGGGCCTGTCGCCGCGCAGCGCCAGGGCGCGCATCGACGACCTGATCGCGCTGCTGAATCTGCAGCATTGCGCCAAGCAGGCCTTGGGCGGCTATTCGGGCGGCATGCGCCAGCGCGTCGGCATCGCCCAGGCGCTGTTGAACGACCCCGAGCTGCTGATCCTGGACGAGCCCACCATCGGGCTCGACCTGGCCGAGCGGGCGGCCTTCCGCCACTTGCTGGCCGAGCTGGCGCAGGACCGCATCATCCTGCTCTCCACCCACATCGTCTCCGACCTTGAGGCCACCGCCGAAGACATCCTGATGATGGCCGGCGGCCGCCTGATCGCGCGCGACTCGGCCGATTCGCTGGCCTTTGCGCTGCAGGGCCAGGTGTGGCTGTGGACCGTGCCTTTCAAGGACGTGGAGGCGCTGCGCCAGCGCTGGCTGGTGGCGGGCATGCTCAAGCGCCCGCAGGGCATGCAGCTGCGCGTGCTGAGCCCGGTGGCGCCGCACATCGATGCGCGCGCCGCCGAGCCGAATCTGGAAGACGCCTATCTGTGGGCCACGCGCCCGCGTGCTGCCCAGGCGGAGGCCGCATGAGCGGGGCGCTGCGCTGGCTGGCGCCGATCTGGCCGGTGGCCTTGGCGGACTTGCGCGAGCGCAGCCGCGGCCGCGGCTTTGTGCTGGCGCTGCTGCTGTGCGGCGCGCTGGCCGGCCTGGTGCTGCGCGGCGACATGATGCTGGCCGTGGGCGGCTACCGCGGCGCCCACAACGCGGCCTGGGTGGGCGCGCAGATGGCGCTGGTCTTCAACACCATGATGAGCTTGTTCGGCTACTTCCTGATCAAGGGCGGCGTGCAGCGCGACGCGCGTTCGGGCATGGACCAGATCCTCGGCAGCACCGGCCTCGGCGCGCTGCGCTACATGCTGGGCAAATGGCTCAGCCATCTGCTGTTGCTGCTGAGCATGCTCCTGGTGATGCTGGCGATGGCGGTGCTGCAGCAGTTCCTGCCGCCGGCGGGGCTGGCGCAGGTGGCGATGGCCGGCCCCTGGCAGGCGGCCACGGCACTGCTGGGCCCCTTCCTGGTGTTGAGCCTGCCGCTGCTGATGCTGCTGGCGGCGCTCAGCCTGGTGTTCGAGAGCCTGCCCTGGATGCGCGGCGCGCTGGGCAATGGCGTGGTCGTCCTGTTGCTGGGCGTGCTGATGAGCCAGGCGGTGCTGCGCAGCGAGCGCGGCGCGGCCGAGCCCTTGGGCATCTCGGTGCTGGTGCCGGATATGCGCGCTGCGCTGCTGAGCCAGGTGCCGCAGGAGAAGCTGCCCGGCTACACCCTGGGCTCGGGCTTCACCAGCGCCACGCAGCTGCGCCAACAGGGCGTCTTCCAATGGAACGGCATGGCCTGGACCGCTCGCCAGGTGCTGACGCAATGGGCCTTCGTGCTGCCCGCGGCCGGCTTGCTGGGGCTGGCGGCCTGCTTTCATGCCGCCTATGTCGCGCGTGGCCGGCGCATGCCGGCGGCCGAACCGCTGGCGGAGCTGGCCGAGGCCGAGCCGCGCGGTGCCGGCCGCCTGCGCCAGGTGCTGCGCCTGCCGCCGGGCTTGCGGCGCTTCGGGCCGCTGCTGTGGGCGGAGCTGCGCCTGTTGCTGCGCCAGCCGCGCTGGTGGCAGGCCGGCGCGCTCGCGCTGATGGTGGCCGGCGCCTTGCTGACGGGTGCGCGCGCCCAGCATGATCTGCTGCTGGCCAGCCTGGCCTGGGCGGCGCTGATGCTGGCGCCGGCGGGTGGCCGTGCGCCCGCCCATGACGCCGGCGCGCTGCTGGGCAGCAGCGCCTGCGGCGGCCGCAGCCAGCGGCTGGCGCTGTTCGCTGCGGGCGTGTTGCTGTGCCTCGCGCTGTGCGGCGGTGCCGGCCTGGCAATGCTGGCGGCGGGGCGCTGGGAGCTGCTGCTGGCCACCGCGGCCGCCTGCCTGTTCCTGCCGGCCCTGCTGATCAGCCTGGGCGCCTGGAGTGGCGGCCCGCACCTGGGCGAGAGCGTGGCCATGCTGTGGCTGCTGCTGGGCTGGCAAGGCCTGACCCCGCTGGATCCGCTGCTGAGCGGCGCGCCGGTCTACGCCGGCCTGGCCCTGCTGGCCTGGGCCGCGGGCGAGCTGATGCCGCGGCGCCGCCTCGAGCAAGCTTGGGCCTGAGCCGCCGCGGCGCATCGCGGTGCGCTCGGTGCTTACCCTTGATGGGGCTCAAATTTCGCATGGAGAAACAGTGGCCTAGGGTTGCTGCGGGTTTCGTCAGCCAGCGTTCAGTCTCGCGTCAGAGACGGGTCAGAGGAGGGGCTCACAGTCGCCCCCAAGGATCACCGGGCGGTGGTTCTCCACGACGCTTCTACTGGAGACTTCTCACATGGCAACTGCTACTGCAGTGTCGACCAACACGCCGATGACGGCGGAAGAGAAGAAGGTCATCTTCGCCTCTTCCCTCGGCACGGTGTTCGAGTGGTACGACTTCTACCTCTACGGTTCGCTGGCGCCGATCATCGCCAAGCAGTTCTTCTCGGGTCTGGACCCGCAGGCGGCCTTCATCGCCTCGCTGCTGGCCTTTGCCGCGGGCTTCATCGTGCGCCCCTTCGGCGCACTGGTGTTCGGCCGCCTGGGCGACATGATCGGTCGCAAGTACACCTTCCTGGTGACCATCCTGATCATGGGTCTGTCGACCTTTATCGTGGGTGTGCTGCCGTCCTATGCCACCATCGGATCGGCCGCCCCGGTGATCCTGATCGGCCTGCGCATGCTGCAGGGCCTGGCGCTGGGCGGCGAGTATGGTGGCGCCGCCACCTATGTGGCCGAGCATGCCCCGCAGGGCAAGCGCGGTGCCTACACCTCCTGGATCCAGACCACCGCGACGCTGGGTCTGTTCCTGTCGCTGATGGTGATTCTGGGCACCCGCACCATGATCGGTGAGCAGGCCTTCGCCGAGTGGGGCTGGCGCGTGCCCTTCATCGTCTCGATCCTGCTGCTGGCCATCAGCGTCTGGATTCGTCTGTCGATGAACGAATCGCCCGCCTTCCAGAAGATGAAGAGCGAGGGCAAGACCTCCAAGGCACCGCTGTCCGAGTCCTTCGGCCAGTGGAAGAACCTGAAGATCGTGGCGCTGGCGCTGTTCGGCCTGGTGGCCGGCCAGGGCGTGGTCTGGTATTCGGGCCAGTTCTATGCGCTGTTCTTCCTGACCAGCGTGTTGAAGGTGGATTCGTCCACCGCCAACATCATGGTGGCGGTCTCGCTGCTGCTGGGCACGCCCTTCTTCGTGGTGTTCGGCACGCTGTCTGACAAGATCGGCCGCAAGCCCATCATCATGGCCGGCCTGCTGCTGGCCTGCGTGACCTACTTCCCGCTGTTCAAGGCACTCACCAACGCCGCCAACCCGGACCTGGCCAAGGCGCAAGCCTCCGCGCAGATCTCGCTGACGGTGGACATGAGCACCTGCTCCTTCCAGGGCAGCCCGATTGCCCGTGAGGTGGACTTCACCAGCTCCTGCGACATCGCCAAGCGTGCCCTGGCACTGTCTTCGGCCAGCTACGAAACCCTGCCCGGCGCGGCCGGCAGCGTGGCCGTCGTCAAGGTCGGCGACAAGCAGATCACTGGTCTGAACGCGAGCGTGGCCGCAGGCGGTCACAAGTTCGATGAGGCCAGCGCCAAGGGCATCGCCGCCTTCAAGAAGGAACTGGGCGACGCGATGAAGGCCGCCGGCTACCCCGCCAAGGCCGATCCGGCCAAGGTGAACCAGCCGATGGTGATCGCGATTCTGTTCGTGCTGGTGTTGTACGTGACGATGGTCTACGGCCCGATTGCGGCGATGCTGGTGGAGCTGTTCCCGACCCGCATCCGCTACACCTCGATGAGCCTGCCGTACCACATCGGCAATGGCTGGTTCGGTGGCCTGCTGCCCTCCATCACCTTCGCGATGGTGGCGCAGAACGGCAACATCTACCACGGTCTCTGGTACCCCATCGGCGTGGCCGCCATGACCCTGGTGATCGGCCTGCTGTTTGTGCGTGAGACCAAGGACGTGGACATCTACGCGCACGACTGATGTCGACCTGACTGCAGCGCGACTGCAGCCAACCGAAAAGGGCTCCGCAAGGAGCCCTTTCTCGTGGCGTGAGCTCTAGGCGCGTTCGTTTGCCTGCGCCCCCGTGCCGGGAACCGCTCATCGCGGCGAGCCGGCCATTTGTCGCTTGGCCGACCTGAGTTGTGCCGTATGCACGCCCGTCTGGCGCGAGGCCGCCGACAATTCATCCGTCGAGTCGAAGATTCACTCCAACCGGGCCTTGCGGATGATTCACTGTTCTACCCTCAAACGGCGGCACGCCGGCTTCACCTTGATCGAGTTGATGATCACTGTGGTGGTAGTCGGCGTTCTGGCCGCGGTGGCCATACCTTCGTACCAGTCGTTTGTGCGCAGAGGTCATCGCAGCGACGCTGTCGATACGGCAGCGCGGGTCATGCAGGCCCAGGAGCGTTGGCGCAGCGAAAACAGCAGCTACGCCACGCTGGCCCAGCTCAATATCAGTTCACCCACGGTCGGGGGCTACTACTCCTTTGCGCTGTCGAGTGTCGACGCAACCGGCTATACCCTGACCTTCACCGGTCTGGGCAGCCAGGCCTCCGACAGCGGCTGTGCCACGCTGGCACTGACGGTGACCGCTGGCGCCGCCAACTACGCGCAGCCTGCCTGCTGGAGCCGCTGATGCACCGCGCCGCCACCAACTGCGGGATGACCCTCGTCGAACTGATGGTGACCTTGGTCGTGGTCGCGATCCTGATGGCTGTGGCCGTGCCGGGCGCAGTGGATCTGTTCAGGCGGTTGCGCATCGAAGGCGTGGCCAATGAGCTGGGTACCGATCTGCAGTACGCCCGCTCCGAGTCCATCCGGCGCCGCGAGGATGTCACCTTGGTGAGCAGCGCGGACGGCAGTTCCTATAGGCTGAAGGGGCTCACCAGCGGGATCGTGCTGAAGACCGTGGACCTGCCCAGTGGAGCCAGCCTGTCCCAGGGCGTCACGATCCGGTTTGAAAGCCTGCGCGGCAGTGCCGCTGCCACGGGCAGCATTGATGTCACGGTATCCGGCACCACCGCAAAGCTGACGCTGGCGGTGGACGAGGTCGGGCGCGTGACCACCTGCATCGCCGAAGGCTCGTTCATGGGGAGGATCAAGCCATGCTGAACATGACGATGACGTCGCGATCGTCAAGACGCCGGGGGGCACGGCTTGAGCGTGGCATTTCCCTGGTCGAGCTGATGGTGGGGCTGACGGTGGGCCTGATGGTGACGGCTGGTGCGATATCGCTGTTCGCGAGCAATGTCTCGCAGAGTCGGCGCGTGGTGGCAAATGCCCGTGTGGAGCAGGATCTGCGCAATATCGCCGATCTGATCACACGCGACCTGCGCCGTGCGGGTTATTGGGGCAACGCCATCAACGGCACGCTTGCCGTCGGCGCCGCCGCTGCTGCTGCGTCCAACCCCTATGCGTCGGTGGCGCCCGCCAGTTCGCCGACGGATGGACAAATCGTCTATTCCTTTTCTCGCGGCGCCGAGGATGATGCGAAAAGCGATGCCGAGACTTTCGGCTTCAGGCGCAATGCTGACGATGGCACGGTCGAAATGCAGACCAGCAACGGTACCTGGAAAAAACTCAACGATCCAAACTACACCACCATCACCTCGCTGAGCCTGAACGACGCCAGCCCGGACACCATTCCGCTTGGTTACCGCTGCCCGACGAATTGCTCCCCGGGCTCAGCCGGTTGCCCCGAGGTCAAGGTGCGCCGCTACGACCTGGTGCTGACGGGGCGCTCGGTGCTGGACAGCACCGTGGTCCGCACGCTGCGCACCAGCGTACGGCTTCGCAACGATGAAATGTCGGGCAAATGCCCGGCCTAAGCGGGGCGTGAGGACAGTAAGCATGAAGCAGCAACATCCAGCATCGAATGCGCGGCAGCGCGGCGTCGGCACCCTGGTGGTCACCCTGACCCTGATGCTCAGCATGTCATTGATCGTGTTCTATCTGAACCGCAATGTCATTTTTGAGCAGCGCACCGCGGCCAACCAGATTCGTTCGACCGAGGCCATGGAACTGGCCGAGGGCGGCATGGAGTGGGCGCTGGGCATGCTCAATACCCCCAGGGAAATAGACCCGGCCTGCGTGCCCACCAGTTCGGGTAGCAGCTTCAGAAAGCGTTACCTGGCGCCCAGCGGCACCACGTTCACGCCTCTGGCCGGTGTGACCGCGGGTTGCAAGCGCAGTGGCGGCGCCTGGACCTGCAGCTGCCCGACCAGCGGCAATGCCAGCCTAGGCAACGCCAGCGAACCTAGCTTCACGGTCGTGTTCGAGGCCCTTGCGGGTCAGTCGGGCGCGGTACAGATTACTTCCTATGGGTGCACGGCCCAGTCCGCTGCCTGCCAGGCGGGGCAGACGGGCAGCGCCGACGCGAGTGCCATGGTCAGGGCGGTGCTCAAGGCCAGCCCCCTGCTGCCGGGCAAACCCGCCGGGCCCATCACCTGCGGAACTTCTTGTGCCATTGGTGGCTCTTACAACATCGTCAACAACGATGTGGAAACCAACGGCGTGCTGGTCAATGCCGGCACGACCATCACCACCAGCCCGGGCACCTCGCTGACGACCATCCCCGGCCAACCCGCGGCCAATGCGCTGGTCGGTTCCGACAAGTCGCTGGCAGATCTGGCCAGCGCCGACCCGACCTGCAGCAATTCCCGCATGTTCAATGCCTACTTCGGTACCACCATGGATGAGTTCAGAACGGCGCCGACCACCACGGTGCTGTCCTGCAGCAGTGCCAGCGATTGCAGCAACAAGTTGAGCACCGCCTACGACCAGGGCAAGCGCGCCTTCTATTTCACCTCCGACGTGCAGTTGAGCGGTAACGGCACTTTGGGGACGGTGGCGGATCCGGTGGTGTTCGTGACGCCCAATGCGTTGAAGGTGAACGGGAACTGGGATCTCTATGGCATGGTGTTTTCCAATTCGGCCGATTACAACAACCTCGGCACGGGTGCGGCCAATATCCATGGCGCCATCGTCAGCTGTGCGGCCTATTCGAACAATGGCAATGGCACGGCGGCATACGACCCGAATGTGCTGAACAACCTGAATGCAAACAACGGCACCATCGTGCGTGTGCCCGGTAGTTGGCGCGACTGGTAAGTGGAGATCCTCATGATGCTGACGACGACAAATACCTACCGGCTTCGGACCATGGGCAGACAACGCGGCTTCACCCTGATCGAGGCCATGGTGG
This portion of the Paucibacter sediminis genome encodes:
- a CDS encoding DUF1289 domain-containing protein; translated protein: MSDTPARVASPCTNVCRMHEASGFCEGCARTIAEIAAWSRADDASRLAILAALPPRRALLVEQGIYTAAEPSI
- a CDS encoding type IV pilin protein; this translates as MADLSCAVCTPVWREAADNSSVESKIHSNRALRMIHCSTLKRRHAGFTLIELMITVVVVGVLAAVAIPSYQSFVRRGHRSDAVDTAARVMQAQERWRSENSSYATLAQLNISSPTVGGYYSFALSSVDATGYTLTFTGLGSQASDSGCATLALTVTAGAANYAQPACWSR
- a CDS encoding DnaJ family domain-containing protein, whose translation is MQDDEIARHLEQARKSGELRQAEHFGKPLDEDAGYLATPDGLRMPFKILKNAGFVPPEVERMRERAALAAGLQACADPLERQALQQRLSELEQAIALRLESLRRNATL
- a CDS encoding GspH/FimT family pseudopilin, translating into MHRAATNCGMTLVELMVTLVVVAILMAVAVPGAVDLFRRLRIEGVANELGTDLQYARSESIRRREDVTLVSSADGSSYRLKGLTSGIVLKTVDLPSGASLSQGVTIRFESLRGSAAATGSIDVTVSGTTAKLTLAVDEVGRVTTCIAEGSFMGRIKPC
- a CDS encoding YbaK/EbsC family protein — translated: MQDPNISIRPEGFQRVSAALRDRQHGHAPLWLEVAARTSQEAADALGVSLGQIAKSVVFRRKVDEQAVLVIASGDRRVDEKKLKELTGPLGRADADYVKARTGFSIGGVSPLGFAPTGDAAPPLLFIDRELFRFELIWAAAGHPNGVFRMRPDELVQLTGAPVIDVVQA
- a CDS encoding 2-hydroxychromene-2-carboxylate isomerase — translated: MKHIRFYFDPISPYAALAFERLPEALAGQSYSVDYVPILFAALLKAGGQKGPAEIPAKRAWTYRQIAWHAHQLQIPMQLPTPHPFNPLALLRLAWASAEPGRTPSRLAVERIFRHVWRGAGADPNEPQRLADLTQDLALVQDPEGEPVKQALRGATDAALAAGVFGVPTLELEGRLFWGLDALPMVAACLQGDAWFDGGAWEAAGAAPPGVQRG
- a CDS encoding ATP-binding cassette domain-containing protein, which codes for MSATPTPSQQCPPSLELKGLGKQYAGGFWGLREFSALLQPGITGILGPNGAGKSTLLRMLATLSTPSAGEICWKGERVPTGGLHWGQVLRERLGYLPQDFGVYPQLNAIEFLGYLAAAKGLSPRSARARIDDLIALLNLQHCAKQALGGYSGGMRQRVGIAQALLNDPELLILDEPTIGLDLAERAAFRHLLAELAQDRIILLSTHIVSDLEATAEDILMMAGGRLIARDSADSLAFALQGQVWLWTVPFKDVEALRQRWLVAGMLKRPQGMQLRVLSPVAPHIDARAAEPNLEDAYLWATRPRAAQAEAA
- a CDS encoding pilus assembly PilX family protein, whose translation is MKQQHPASNARQRGVGTLVVTLTLMLSMSLIVFYLNRNVIFEQRTAANQIRSTEAMELAEGGMEWALGMLNTPREIDPACVPTSSGSSFRKRYLAPSGTTFTPLAGVTAGCKRSGGAWTCSCPTSGNASLGNASEPSFTVVFEALAGQSGAVQITSYGCTAQSAACQAGQTGSADASAMVRAVLKASPLLPGKPAGPITCGTSCAIGGSYNIVNNDVETNGVLVNAGTTITTSPGTSLTTIPGQPAANALVGSDKSLADLASADPTCSNSRMFNAYFGTTMDEFRTAPTTTVLSCSSASDCSNKLSTAYDQGKRAFYFTSDVQLSGNGTLGTVADPVVFVTPNALKVNGNWDLYGMVFSNSADYNNLGTGAANIHGAIVSCAAYSNNGNGTAAYDPNVLNNLNANNGTIVRVPGSWRDW
- a CDS encoding PilW family protein, which translates into the protein MLNMTMTSRSSRRRGARLERGISLVELMVGLTVGLMVTAGAISLFASNVSQSRRVVANARVEQDLRNIADLITRDLRRAGYWGNAINGTLAVGAAAAAASNPYASVAPASSPTDGQIVYSFSRGAEDDAKSDAETFGFRRNADDGTVEMQTSNGTWKKLNDPNYTTITSLSLNDASPDTIPLGYRCPTNCSPGSAGCPEVKVRRYDLVLTGRSVLDSTVVRTLRTSVRLRNDEMSGKCPA
- a CDS encoding MFS transporter, producing the protein MATATAVSTNTPMTAEEKKVIFASSLGTVFEWYDFYLYGSLAPIIAKQFFSGLDPQAAFIASLLAFAAGFIVRPFGALVFGRLGDMIGRKYTFLVTILIMGLSTFIVGVLPSYATIGSAAPVILIGLRMLQGLALGGEYGGAATYVAEHAPQGKRGAYTSWIQTTATLGLFLSLMVILGTRTMIGEQAFAEWGWRVPFIVSILLLAISVWIRLSMNESPAFQKMKSEGKTSKAPLSESFGQWKNLKIVALALFGLVAGQGVVWYSGQFYALFFLTSVLKVDSSTANIMVAVSLLLGTPFFVVFGTLSDKIGRKPIIMAGLLLACVTYFPLFKALTNAANPDLAKAQASAQISLTVDMSTCSFQGSPIAREVDFTSSCDIAKRALALSSASYETLPGAAGSVAVVKVGDKQITGLNASVAAGGHKFDEASAKGIAAFKKELGDAMKAAGYPAKADPAKVNQPMVIAILFVLVLYVTMVYGPIAAMLVELFPTRIRYTSMSLPYHIGNGWFGGLLPSITFAMVAQNGNIYHGLWYPIGVAAMTLVIGLLFVRETKDVDIYAHD